The region GCTGCTGATGGGGCTCTCCCGGCAACTGGAACTGGCCATGCCATGGCAGAAGAAGCAGCTTTCGCTTATACGCCGCCTGCACTAACCGCCAGACAAAAAAATAGAGGCAAAGAAACCTTGCCTCTATTCATGATGTTTAAAGATCACGCTCTGTGGTGATCAGGCAGTTGGTTTACTTCTGCAACTCTGTCCAGATGGCCGAATACATTTCGGTAACTTCGGGTGAACATGTCTTTGAAAAGAAACCGTTGGGGATATGCTCTGCGGCAATCTCAACTTCAGGCGCACCTTTCATGTCGTCCGGCATGAAGGGCTCGGACCCTTTGATGCCGTTTGCGTAGCGCGCAAAAGCCGATGCCAGAGCGGCATTCTCCGGCTCCATCAGAAAGTTCTGGAAGAGCTTTGCGTTTTCGACATTCTTGGCATCTTTAAGAACAACCACCGCATCCATCCACATGGGATAGCCTTCTCTCGGATACCCGAAGCGGACATCGGCGTTCTTCTCCCGGGCGCGGAATGCCGCCCCGTTCCAGTAAAGTGAGGCACCCAGGTCACGGCCGGCAAATTTCTCGATGACACCATAGTCCATGGAGAGCCAATGCGGCTTGGCTTTGATCAGGACATCGCGCGCCTTTTTCAGGGCACCCTTGTCGCTGGTGCAGGGATCACCGCCTGTATATTTGAGCGCGGCGTCAATCAGATCTTTCATTTCAGGTGCAACATTGATCTTGCCGGAAAGGGCTTCTGGCGGGTCAAACACCATGGACCAGCTGTTGATATCACCATTATAAAGAGAGGTATCGACGATCACGCCGACCGTTCCCCACTGATACGGTACCGAATAGCGATGGCCGGGGTCCCATTCGGGACTCTTAAATTCATCGCGCACATTTTGATAATTGGACATTCCGCTGGGGTTTGTTTCCAGCAGCAGCCCTTCGCTGATCCAGATCGGCATGTAACTGGCCGACGGAACCGCCATATCAAAGCCATGGGCGCCGGCGCGAATCTTGGCAAGCGCCGTGTCGTTTGAGTCATAGTCGGTAATGGTGACTTTGACGTCGTAGGTTTCTTCAAACTTCTTGATCAGCTCCGGGCTGGTGTAGTTCCCCCAGTTGAAAATATTCAACTCTCCAGCGGCGTGAACATGTGTTGCTGAAAAAGCAAAAGCACCTGCCACAAGAGCCAAAAACCGTTTTTTGAACATAATCTCCTCCAGTGATGGGTGGCCCATCTTTCATTGTATTTAGTTCAGCTTAATTCAAATGAGCGCATATGTATATATGGATGAAATACACATGTTCCAAATCTTCCGGGCATATCGATCAGGTTTCGATGAAGTGAACACGTTCAAAACAGGCAACACTTGAACCTCTGTTGGATCACCGGATCAACAAAGAGGTTTTTGCCCCCGGTTTCTTGTGCCCCGATCTTTGCTACATAACCAGCCTTGTAATGAGGCTTCCCAGAATTGTTTTGATTTCTATTCTGACAGGTAAAATCTGATCATCGACAGCACCAAGAAAAACGATCACATCATCTTTTTTAGGGTCTTTTTTGCGCCAGCGAGATTTCAGGCGATGGCCGCCGGTCGGCTTGCTGACGACACCGCATTTCCAGACATTGCCGCTGAAAGCTGATGGACGATCGGCTTTGATATGGTCTTTCCCGAGATCATACAAGGTCAGTTGGCTGGTTCTAAGACCATCATAAATCTGATATGTGCCGCCGCATTTGTCGTCCCGGTCGATGGTAGCAAGCGATCTGAGCATGGCTGTTAGTGGATCAATCGAATTGGTAAGGAATTCATTTTCTATCGGGTGCACTTCATTGAGATCCAGTTCAGGGTTTCTGGTTGTGCTGATCATTTCTGCTGCTGCATTCCAGCGGGCATTAGCTTGTCTGGTTTTCCCTTTGCGCGAGCTCCGGATGTCGATCATTTCAGGGAAGAATTCATTATTCCTGATGGTGCCCTTTGCATAGGTTAATCCCCTGAATTTCCTGAAGGTTGAAAGCGCGCCCAGTGATCTGGCCTTGCCGGTCATTTCAAAGGAAGTTCGGGTGAAGATCCAGTTTGCTTCCATTTCTGCAATATCGAGATTGCCCCACTGAATTTGATATTTCACATCAAGTCTTCGCTCACCAGCGATGGCCGGATACGACAACCACATCACCAGCAGGGCTATAATCACCCCCCGAAAAGAAATGGATTTCAGTTGCTGATACATCTGAAACCTATATAGACCACGGCCATGTCTCTTGGTTTGGTGGCATTATAATCAGCTTTCATCTGGCGATCCCCATACCACCACGATCCCCCCATGGTGGCCTGATGGGTGTCATCGTCGATGGTTGCCCATTCCCAGACATTCGCCCCCATATCATAAAGACCGTTGACCCCTGCCGTTGTTGAGCCAGCCCTTGCGTGGCCATATCCGCGATCAAGGTGGATGGAATAATCCGTCTTATCATATGGATTTCCGGTCATGGAGCCGCAATCTGCAAGGCAATTCGCTCCTTCGGGGCTTTTTCCGGTCGGGTAGGGATAGGTTGTGCCTGCCTGAAAAGGCGCGGCAGGTTTCTCCCGCATCTCGGTATAGCCAAAGCGGATCCATTCATCGCGACTTGGCAGACGCTTGCCAAGCCACTGACAATAGGCCTGGGCTTCATCATAGGTTAGGTGAACGGCTGGCTCATCCGGATGACTTTGGACACCATAAGGTGTTTGCCAATTCCAGCCGGGCTTTGTGGTCCATCCATCTTCATAAACCATTCCGCCGGTCTTTTCCGCTTTGGTTATCTTGCCTGTAGCTTCGACATATCTTGAAAACTGGCCGATCGTGACTTCGGTTTTGTCCAAGGGGATTTCCTCGCTCCCCCATGCCGGTGAAGCCATCAGAACAACAACAAGAATGACCTTTGGATACATCATGATCCGCGATTGAAAACTGGATGAATTTATCCTGATGCTAGAATGCTGAAAAGCAATTGGCAATCGTCAGCTTATGACCTTGAAACCATCATGCAAATGATGGATACAGAGAAATGGGGATATCAAGTGGCGGGGGGTAGTCAACGCGATATTTCGCTTGAAAAAGTCAGGTATCTTCCAGCCTGTCATCACCTGGCGCCTCATCAAATCTTGGGTCAAGGATACGGTGGGCTTCGCCTTCGGGATCATCGTATTGATTATCCCTGACAGACCAGACAAAAGCGGCAAGCCCAAACAGGCCCAGCAACAGGGACAGAGGGATCAGCGTCAGAAGAACTGTCATCAGCCCGCCTCCCCGGATCCTTGTTGAGATGGAAATGCTCCGCGGGACCCAAGCCCCGGCCTTACGGCATTCAGCACCACGGTGATTGATGATGCGGACATGGCGATGGCCGCCAGCAGAGGTGTCGCCAATCCAGCAAAGGCCAGCGGCAGGGCAATCAGGTTGTAGAGCGCGGCGGCGCTGAAATTTTGGAGGATCCGCCGTCTGGCATTTTTGGCAACATCAAGCATATACGGGAGCGCCTTCAAATGCCCCCCAAGAAGGACGACATCCGCGGTGGCGCGCGCGGCATCAAGCGCCGATGCCGGCGCCACCGCTGCATCAGCCGTCGCCATGGCCCCTGTATCATTAAGCCCGTCGCCCACCATCAGTACCGATGCGCCACCAGCTTTCATCCTCTTGATGAAATCCTGCTTTTCCAAAGGTGTCATGCCTGCATGATGCGAGGTAAAGCCAAGCCGGGCAGCCATGGCAGACGCCGCGTGTTCATTATCGCCGGTCAGAAGGATGCGCGTGATCCCGGCTTCATCAAGTCGATCCAGCATGGCCGTGACATCGGGCCGGATTTCCTCGGCAAAATCCAGCCACCTGATCGCACCCCGGCCAATCCGGAACCCAAGACGTCGATCCCATGTATCCGTTTCCCTTTTGCCGCTGATCCATTCAGGCCGACCCAATTTGACAATTTTACCGTCAACCTTGGCCACCATGCCGCAACCCGGCACTTCGGTAATGGACGAAGGGTCAAGCCTCGCACCTCCGGCCGGAGGCAGGGCATCAGTAATGGCAATGGCAAGTGGATGCCTTGATGCAGAAGCCAATTCAAGGAGCAGGTCCCGTTCGGCATCCCCCCATCCATCAAGGCTTTCGGGCCTGAATTTGCCATTGGTCAAGGTGCCTGTCTTATCAAAGATCACCGTATCAATTTCAGCCAGCCGTTCCAGCGCTGATGCGTTTTTGAGCAAAACTCCATGGGCAAACAGCTGCCCGCTTGCCGCGGTAACCATCGCCGGCACCGCAAGCCCCAATGCACAGGGGCAGGTGATGATCAGCACTGCAATCGCAATCGTCAATGCATGATATGCATCGCCAGTTGCCCACATCCAGAAAGCGAAAGCTGCCAGCGCCAGTATATGCACAAGCGGGGCATAAATCGACGCGGCACGATCAGCAAGGGAACTGTAGCGGTGGCGGCCGCGTTCGGCTATGTCCACCAGATCGATAAACCGGCTTAGAAAACTGTCCTTGCTGGATTTTGTGACCCTGATCTCCAGCAGGCCATTCAGGCAGGTCTCCCCGGCAAAGACCTCTCTGCCCGGAGCAAGGGAAAGGGGCACGGCTTCGCCTGTCAACAGGGATCGGTCTACATCCGCCTTTCCCTTGATGATTACTCCATCGGCCGGTATACGCTCACCGGGCCGGGTAACGATCACCATGCCGGGGGCCAGGGCTGAAACGGCAATTTCAATGATCTTGCCGTCTTTCCTCTGATAAGCGATCGGCGTTTGCATTCGCACCAATTGGGCGGCGGCAGAACGGGCTTTCTGCCGGGCTTTGAGATCAAGGTAACGTCCTGCCAGCAGAAAGAAGGTAAGCGACAATGCCGCATCGAAATAGGCATGGGCACCTCCCGTCAGGGATTCATAAAGCGACATCATCGCGGCCAGCACAATGGCCAGTGAAATCGGTACATCCATATTGAGCCGGGCCGTCCGAAGGGCACGGAAGGCATTAGCCAGAAATGGCTGGGCAGAATAGACCAGTATAGGCAAGCTTATCAGCGCCGAGACCAGATGCAGGAACTGCCGGGTCGCTGCATCTGCTCCGGACCAGACCGAGACCGACAGAAGCATGACATTCATCATCCCGAAACCCGCCACGGCAAGCCTTTTCAGCATCGCATCCGCTGGCCCCGGGTTGTCAGCTTGCAGTTGCGCAGGATC is a window of Alphaproteobacteria bacterium LSUCC0684 DNA encoding:
- a CDS encoding extracellular solute-binding protein — protein: MFKKRFLALVAGAFAFSATHVHAAGELNIFNWGNYTSPELIKKFEETYDVKVTITDYDSNDTALAKIRAGAHGFDMAVPSASYMPIWISEGLLLETNPSGMSNYQNVRDEFKSPEWDPGHRYSVPYQWGTVGVIVDTSLYNGDINSWSMVFDPPEALSGKINVAPEMKDLIDAALKYTGGDPCTSDKGALKKARDVLIKAKPHWLSMDYGVIEKFAGRDLGASLYWNGAAFRAREKNADVRFGYPREGYPMWMDAVVVLKDAKNVENAKLFQNFLMEPENAALASAFARYANGIKGSEPFMPDDMKGAPEVEIAAEHIPNGFFSKTCSPEVTEMYSAIWTELQK
- a CDS encoding DUF3108 domain-containing protein yields the protein MYQQLKSISFRGVIIALLVMWLSYPAIAGERRLDVKYQIQWGNLDIAEMEANWIFTRTSFEMTGKARSLGALSTFRKFRGLTYAKGTIRNNEFFPEMIDIRSSRKGKTRQANARWNAAAEMISTTRNPELDLNEVHPIENEFLTNSIDPLTAMLRSLATIDRDDKCGGTYQIYDGLRTSQLTLYDLGKDHIKADRPSAFSGNVWKCGVVSKPTGGHRLKSRWRKKDPKKDDVIVFLGAVDDQILPVRIEIKTILGSLITRLVM
- a CDS encoding formylglycine-generating enzyme family protein, with product MMYPKVILVVVLMASPAWGSEEIPLDKTEVTIGQFSRYVEATGKITKAEKTGGMVYEDGWTTKPGWNWQTPYGVQSHPDEPAVHLTYDEAQAYCQWLGKRLPSRDEWIRFGYTEMREKPAAPFQAGTTYPYPTGKSPEGANCLADCGSMTGNPYDKTDYSIHLDRGYGHARAGSTTAGVNGLYDMGANVWEWATIDDDTHQATMGGSWWYGDRQMKADYNATKPRDMAVVYIGFRCISN
- the ccoS gene encoding cbb3-type cytochrome oxidase assembly protein CcoS: MTVLLTLIPLSLLLGLFGLAAFVWSVRDNQYDDPEGEAHRILDPRFDEAPGDDRLEDT
- a CDS encoding heavy metal translocating P-type ATPase codes for the protein MTAKPSTMAGYPPLDEVRETPLQPHILHVPSMHCAGCIGKIEQHMNALAGVASARVNLSRKELRVMARDDIAVSDLIKAMAAIGFDADAIDPAQLQADNPGPADAMLKRLAVAGFGMMNVMLLSVSVWSGADAATRQFLHLVSALISLPILVYSAQPFLANAFRALRTARLNMDVPISLAIVLAAMMSLYESLTGGAHAYFDAALSLTFFLLAGRYLDLKARQKARSAAAQLVRMQTPIAYQRKDGKIIEIAVSALAPGMVIVTRPGERIPADGVIIKGKADVDRSLLTGEAVPLSLAPGREVFAGETCLNGLLEIRVTKSSKDSFLSRFIDLVDIAERGRHRYSSLADRAASIYAPLVHILALAAFAFWMWATGDAYHALTIAIAVLIITCPCALGLAVPAMVTAASGQLFAHGVLLKNASALERLAEIDTVIFDKTGTLTNGKFRPESLDGWGDAERDLLLELASASRHPLAIAITDALPPAGGARLDPSSITEVPGCGMVAKVDGKIVKLGRPEWISGKRETDTWDRRLGFRIGRGAIRWLDFAEEIRPDVTAMLDRLDEAGITRILLTGDNEHAASAMAARLGFTSHHAGMTPLEKQDFIKRMKAGGASVLMVGDGLNDTGAMATADAAVAPASALDAARATADVVLLGGHLKALPYMLDVAKNARRRILQNFSAAALYNLIALPLAFAGLATPLLAAIAMSASSITVVLNAVRPGLGSRGAFPSQQGSGEAG